In the genome of Variovorax sp. PAMC26660, the window ACTGGATCCACATTCCGGTGGGCTACCTGTATTGCATCGGCAACCCGCGCACCGACTGGCTCTACAGCACCGAGCCCGATGCGGGCCTGAATGGCCGCACGCTGCGCTATCCGCGTGGCAAGACGCTTGGGGGCTCGTCGAGCATCAACGGCATGATCTACATGCGCGGCCAGTCGCGCGACTACGAGCAGTGGGCGCAGCTCACCGGCGACGAGTCATGGCGCTGGCAGAACGTGCTGCCGGCTTTCAAGAAGCACGAGGACTTCTATCTCGGCGCCGACGAGATGCATGGCGCGGGTGGCGAGTGGCGCGTTGAGAAGCAGCGCCTGCGCTGGGACATCCTCGACGCTTTCGCCGAAGCCGCTGCGCAGGCCGATGTGCCGCACACCACCGACTTCAACCGCGGCAGCAATGAAGGCGTGGGCTACTTCCAGGTCAACCAGAAGAACGGCTGGCGCTGGAACACGGCCAAGGCCTTCCTGCGGCCGACCTGCTATGGCAGGCCCAACTTCGAGCTGTGGACCGGCGCGCAGGTGTCGCGCCTGCTGTTCGAGACGCTGCCCGACGGCACGCGCCGATGCAGCGGCGTCGAGGTATGGAACGGCAGCGAGATGGCCACCGCGCATGCCGAGCGCGAAGTGATCCTGAGCGCGGGCGCCATCGGCTCGCCGCAGATTCTTCAGCTCTCGGGCATCGGCCCGGCCGAACTGCTGCGCCAGCACGGCATCGACGTGGTGCTCGATGCGCCCGGCGTCGGCGCCAACCTGCAAGACCATTTGCAGATCCGCGCGGTCTACAAGATCGAGGGCGCGCCCACGCTCAATGTGCTGGCGTCGTCGATGGTCGGCAAGGCGAAGATCGGCCTTGAATATCTGCTCAAACGCAGCGGACCGATGAGCATGGCGCCGTCGCAGCTCGGCGCCTTCACGCGCAGTTCGCCCGACCACGAATGGCCGAACCTGCAGTACCACGTGCAGCCGCTGTCGCTCGATG includes:
- a CDS encoding GMC family oxidoreductase, coding for MSDTSFDYIIIGAGTAGSLMANRLSADKRKRVLLIEAGRKDDYHWIHIPVGYLYCIGNPRTDWLYSTEPDAGLNGRTLRYPRGKTLGGSSSINGMIYMRGQSRDYEQWAQLTGDESWRWQNVLPAFKKHEDFYLGADEMHGAGGEWRVEKQRLRWDILDAFAEAAAQADVPHTTDFNRGSNEGVGYFQVNQKNGWRWNTAKAFLRPTCYGRPNFELWTGAQVSRLLFETLPDGTRRCSGVEVWNGSEMATAHAEREVILSAGAIGSPQILQLSGIGPAELLRQHGIDVVLDAPGVGANLQDHLQIRAVYKIEGAPTLNVLASSMVGKAKIGLEYLLKRSGPMSMAPSQLGAFTRSSPDHEWPNLQYHVQPLSLDAFGDPLHSFPAFTASVCNLNPTSRGSVRIKSKRFEDAPAIAPNYLSTDEDRKVAADSLRVTRRIASQPALAKYKPQEWKPGVQYQTDEDLARLAGDIATTIFHPVGTTKMGADGDAMAVLDARLRVRGVQGLRVVDAGAMPTITSGNTNSPTLMMAEKAAGWILEDNSGR